In Nocardia sputorum, a single genomic region encodes these proteins:
- a CDS encoding alpha/beta fold hydrolase, translating into MRSGTLRVPGATLYYEVSGAGPVLLLLPGSGGDAAVFDPILEPLARHFTVVTIDPRGYSRSVLDPGPPADIEVHVQSEDAHLLLERLTPAGEDAYVFGGSGGAVVALDLLARHPQRLRLVIAHEPPSFGVLPDAAEHKAFVDEVYELFVTDGLAAAGARFLEGIGGGVNMPDTAQLSPRAAAMIERLHANAPRNMEHELRTITSHLPDVAALRPVIDRLVLGAGRESKGKLPYRPAQTLAAQLNIPLTEFPGGHSGFTDAPAEFAQVLLELLLAARVE; encoded by the coding sequence ATGAGATCCGGCACTCTGCGCGTACCGGGAGCCACGCTGTACTACGAGGTGAGCGGCGCCGGGCCGGTGCTGCTGTTGCTACCGGGAAGCGGAGGCGACGCGGCGGTCTTCGACCCCATCCTCGAACCGCTCGCGCGACACTTCACCGTGGTCACCATCGACCCGCGCGGCTACTCCCGCAGCGTGCTCGACCCCGGCCCACCGGCCGATATCGAGGTCCACGTGCAGAGCGAGGACGCCCACCTCCTGCTGGAGCGCCTCACGCCTGCGGGTGAAGACGCCTACGTGTTCGGCGGCAGCGGCGGCGCGGTGGTCGCGCTCGATCTGCTCGCCCGCCATCCCCAGCGGTTACGGCTGGTGATCGCACACGAGCCACCGTCTTTCGGCGTGCTGCCCGACGCCGCCGAACACAAGGCGTTCGTCGACGAGGTGTACGAACTGTTCGTCACCGACGGTCTCGCCGCGGCGGGCGCCCGCTTCCTCGAAGGCATCGGCGGAGGCGTAAACATGCCCGACACCGCCCAGCTCTCGCCGCGCGCCGCGGCGATGATCGAACGTCTGCACGCCAACGCACCGCGCAACATGGAACACGAATTGCGCACGATCACCTCGCATCTGCCCGATGTGGCGGCCTTGAGGCCGGTCATCGATCGCCTCGTGCTGGGCGCGGGCCGGGAAAGCAAGGGCAAGCTCCCCTACCGTCCCGCGCAGACACTCGCCGCGCAGCTGAACATTCCGCTCACCGAGTTTCCCGGCGGCCACAGCGGATTCACCGACGCACCCGCCGAATTCGCCCAGGTGCTGCTCGAATTG